The Plantactinospora sp. KBS50 sequence CAGCTCGACGTGCAGGCCGCCCGGGTGGGTCTCCAGGCCGCGGTGCACCTCGAAGTAGCCCAGCACCTCGTCCACGATCCGGTCGAAGTGCCGGGTCTTGTACCCGTTTGACGACTCGTGCGTGTTGCCGTGCATCGGGTCGCACTGCCAGACGACCTTCGCCCCGGACGCGGTGACCTTGGCGACGATCGGCGGCAGCGCGTCGCGGACCCGGTGGTTGCCCATCCGGCTGATCAGGGTGAGCCGGCCGGGGATGTTCTCCGGGTTGAGCTTCTCGCACAGCTCGATCGCCTCGTCCGGCGAGGTGGTCGGGCCGAGCTTGACCCCGATCGGGTTGGCGATCCGGGACACGAAGTCGATGTGCGCGCCGTCCAGTTGCCGGGTCCGCTCGCCCACCCAGAGGAAGTGGCCGGACAGCCCGTACGCCCGGCCGCCGGCGACCCGGGTGAGGGCGCGGTCGTACTCCAGCGCGAGCGCCTCGTGCGAGCAGTAGAGGGTGACCGTCCGCAGCGCCTCGTCGTCGGTCATCCCGCAGGCCCGCATGAACGCGAGCGCCCGGTCGATCTCCCGGGCGATGGCCTCGTACCGCTCGCCGGCCGGGGAGCTCTTCACGAAGCCCTTGTTCCAGTCGTGCACGGCGTGCAGGTCGGCCAGGCCGCCCACGAGGTACGCGCGGAGCATGTTCATCGCCGAGGACGAGTTCGCGTACGCCCTGATCATGCGCTGCGGGTCGGCGACCCGGGCCTCCGGCGTGGCCTCCAGCGAGTTGATCATGTCGCCGCGGTACGCCGGCAGGCCGCGGGCGTCGGTGGGCAGCGAGCGGGGCTTGGTGTACTGCCCGGCGACCCGGGCCACCTTCACCACCGGCAGCGAGGCGCCGTAGGTGAGCACCACGGCCATCTGCAACAGGGTGCGGGCGTTGGCCAGCAGGTGACTCTCGGTGTTGTCGGTGAAGGTCTCGGCGCAGTCGCCGCCCTGCAACAGGAACGCCTTGCCCTCGCACACCCGCGCCAGCCGCTCGCGCAGCAGGTCCACCTCGTACGGCGCGACCACCGACGGCACGTTCTGGAGGATCTTGCACACGTCGGCCACCGCGGCCTGGTCGGGCCAGGGTGGCGTCTGAGCGCGGGGCAGGTCCTCCCAGCGGTCCAGCCCGAGGGCCGCGTCCTCCGCCGAGTCCGCGGTCGGGCGGGTGGTCCGCAGGCCGGGATTGGCCACATCCGGGTAGCTCAGTTGGTGCCACTCATGGCGCATGCCAGAAAGCGTACGGCGACCGGAACCGGGCCTTGGCACCGAGGGTGACCGTTCCGGTTTGTGGGAGCCCCCGGCTCGCGGCGCCGGACCGGTTCAGGAGGACGGCTCGGCGCTGACGTCCGGGTCCGCGGACCCGTCCGGGTCGGCCGTGGCCGCCGGCTCCTCCTTGCCGATGCACCACGCGCCGTCCACCGAGGTGACCGCGAAGCTGACCGAACGGCTGAGCGACTTCCCGCTCACCTCCACCGTCACGGTGCTCTCGACCCGCTCCCAGCCGTTGTCGGAGCTGACGTCGACGATCTCCGCCTCGGTCACCGTGAAGTGCTTGGCGAAGTCGCCGCTGCTCCCGGTTGCCGCCTTGTCGAAGGTCTCCTGGAGCGGCGCGCAGAGCTGCTCGCGGCCGGCCGCCACGTCCTTGGCCTTCATCGCGTCCAGGTACGCCTGGACCCGCTCCCGGGCCCGCTGGCCGGCGTCCTCGGTCGCCTGCTGGCCGGCGCCCGATCCCCCCTCGTCGGCACCGCCGCCGAGGCTGCATCCGGCCAGGGCCAGCGGTGTGATCAGGAGCACGGCGGCGAGCCGGGCCGGCCGGGACGTCGATAGGACCATCGGGCGCTCCTTGGCGGAACATCGCGCTTCCATCGAGCGGCGAGTGTGCCACACCGTTCGGGCAACCGACCACCCGCCGGGCCCGGGTCGGCGGGAAAGTCCGACAAACGAGCCCGGGCCGGGTGAAACGCCCCGGGTAGCCGGAGGGGGCCTCCTTCCCCGCCGCGCGGCGGGGAAGGAGGCCCCTGTGGGGTCCGCCGTCAGCTCAGACCGCTGGACATCGCGCCGATCAACTCGCCGTTGCCGGTGTCACCGGACAACTCCCAGAAGAAGGCGCCACCCAGCCCCTGCGTCTTGGTGTACGACATCTTGCCGCCGATGGTCGACGGGGTGTCGTAGCTCCACCAGTTGTTCCCGCAGAGCGCGTACGCCGTCCCGGCGATCACGTTGGTGGCCGGACAGGTGTTCTTGAGCACCTTGTAGTCCTCGATGCCCGCTTCGTACGTTCCCGGTGCGGCGCCGGTGGCCGACCCACCGGGTGCGGACTGGGTCACCCCGGTCCACCCCCGGCCGTAGAAGCCGATGCCGAGCAGCAGCTTGCTGGCCGGCACCCCCTTGCTCTTGAGCTTCTGCACGGCCGCGTCGGCGTTGAAGCCCGCCTGCGGAATCCCGCTGTACGAGTAGAGCGGCGAGTGCGGGGCCGTGGGACCCTGCGCGTTGAACGCGCCGAAGTAGTCGTACGTCATCGGCGCCACCCAGTTCAGGTACGACGCGGCGCCCGCGTAGTCGGCGGCGTCGATCTTGCCGCCGGAGCTGCCGTCGGCGGTGATCGCCGCGGTGACCAGGAAGCTGGAGCCGAAGCGGGACCGCAGCGCGCTCACCACGTTCTTGAACGCCGCCGAGCCGCTGCTGTCGCACTGCAGACCACAGGCGTTCGGGTACTCCCAGTCGATGTCGATCCCGTCGAACACGGTCGACCAGCGGGAATCCTTGATCAGCGAGTAGCAGGAGTCGGCGAACGCGGCCGGGTTCTGCGCGGCCTGGGTGAAGCCGGCCGACCAGGTCCAGCCGCCGAACGACCAGAGCACCTTGATGTTGGGGTACATCTGCTTGAGCTTGCGGAGCTGGTTGAAGTTGCCCCGCAGCGGCTGGTCCCAGGTGTCCGCCACGCCGTCGACGCTGTCCGCCGCGGTGTACGCCTTGTCGTAGTCGGCGTAGCTGTCCCCGATCGAGCACCGGCCGCCCGTGGTGTTGCCGAAGGCGTACAGGATGTGCGTGAGCTTGCTCGCGGAGCCGCTGGTGACGATGTTCTTGACCTGGTAGTTCCGGCCGTAGATGCCCCACTCGGTGAAGTAGCCGACCAGCTTGCGTCCGCCGGCCGGCGGGACGGTCGGCGGCGGCGTGGTCGGCGGTGCGGTGGTGGGCGGTGCGGTGGTGGGCGGCGCCGTCGTGGGCGGGGCCGTGGTGGGGGCGCGGTGGTCGGTGCCGAAGTGGTGGGGGTCGTGCCGCCGCCGCAGGGCGCGCCGTTGATCGTGCAGTTCTGCGGAGCCTTGTACGGCCCGGTGCCGTTGTATCCCCAGCTGAACGTGGCACCGGGTGCGAGCGGGCCGGCCCAGCTCTTCTTGACCGCGACGTAGTGGTTGCCGCTGCTGGTCACGTCCGCATCCCAGAAGGTGCTGATGGTGGTGCCTGATGGCAGGTCGAACTCGATCCGCCAGGTGGCCACGGTCGCCGACGAACCATTGGTGATGGTGACCTTGCCCTCGTGCCCGGTGCCCCAGTCGGAGCCCGCGGCGAACGTGGCGGTCAGGCTGCCGGCACCCAGGGCCGCGGTCACCGGAGCGACGGCGAGCAGGACCGCCGCCAGCGCTCCGGCCCAGACGGCCCGGCGCGGGGGTCGCAACATCTGCGCCTCCTTAATAGTAAGGAAACCTTCCAGTAAGTAAGTACGCAGACGCTACGACCCGCGTCACCGGTTCGTCAAGATGTCAATATGTCGATGCCCGCGGACGTAGTCCCCGCAAGGCCCACCTTCCCCGACAAAAGCCACGGGCAACGGACACCCCATCATCCCCGTGCCGGTCAGAAATCGGTCAGCACCGCGGTGTCGACTTGCACGAGAGTCCCACAGACGGGACTGTGGTGCGGAACTGACCTGCACAGGAGGCGGCATGACACCCCCCGCACCCGGAATCCGTCCACCCCGGCCCGGACTCGCCCGAGCCGGCGCCGTGCTGCTGGCCGCCGTGCTGTCCGTCGTGCCGCTCGGCCCGGCCGCCACCGCCCTGGCCGCCGCGCCCGTCGGTTACGTACGGCTGGCCCACCTGTCCCCCGACACGCCCGCGGTGGACGTCTACCTCAGCAAGGCCACCGCCGGGGCCGAGCCGCAGGTGTTCCGGGCCGTCGGCTACGGCCAGCTCTCCCCGTACCTGCCGACGCCGGCCGGCCGGTACGCGGTGGCCATGCGCAAGGCCGGTGCGCCGGCCGACCAGCCGCCGGTGCTCACCACCGAGGTCGCGGTGACCGCCGGCCAGGCGTACACGGTGGCCGGGGTGGGCCGCTACGCCGACCTGGGCCTGCGGGTCCTGGACGACGACCTGACCGCGCCGCCGGACGGCCGCGCCAAGGTCCGCGTGGTGCAGGCGTCGGTGAAGGCCCCGGTGCTGGACGTCGCCGCCGAGAACGGGCCGACGGTGGCCACCGGCGTGCAGTTCGGCACCACCACCGGATACGCGGACGTCCAACCGGGATCCTGGCGGCTCCAGCTCTCCCCGCCCGGTGCCCGACCCACCAGCACGGACGTCACGCTGGCCGGCGGCGCCGTGTACTCGCTGCTGGTGCTCGACGCCGACGGGGGCGGACTGCGCACCGAGCTGCGGACGGACGCCCGGGGCGGCACCGTCGTACCGGCCGGCGGGGTGGCGGCCGGTGGCGGCGGCACGGCCCCCGGCGGCGGATCCCGGCTCCCGCTCCCGCTCGCGCTCGGCGCGCTGGCCCTGCTCGCCGCCGCCGGCCTGGCCGCCGCGGCCGGACCGGCGATCCGGCGCCGCGCCCGCACCACCTGGTGAACGCCGCCCCGCCCGGTGGCGGGCGGCCCGGCGGCGCCCCGGGCAGCGGCCTCCCGGACAGCAGCCTCCCGGACAGCGGCCTCCAGGACAGCGGCGCCCCGGGCGACCGCCTCCCGGGCGGTCGGGACGCCAGCATCGTCCGGCACCGCGGGCGCTGGCCCGGGTCCCGGGTACGCGCCGGCGGCGCCGTGGGTCTGCTGCTGTGCGCCACCACCGGCGCCGCGCTGGCGTTGACCGCCGGCGCGCCGGCCCCGGTGCCGAGCTGGTATCCGGCCTGCACCCGGCAGTGCGTGCCGGACACCGGCGGCGGCGCGCAGCCGTGGGCCGCCGCGGACCCGGCCGGACTCACCGGACCGCCCCGCCGGGTCCGCGTCCCCCGGCTGGGGATCGACTCGTCGCTCGCCGTGCTGGGTCTGGACCCCTCCGGCGAGCTGGTTCCACCCACCGACTACGACCAGGCCGGCTGGTACGGCGGCGGGCCGGCGCCGGGCGACGTGGGGCCGGCCGTGCTCGCCGGGCACGTCGACTCGGCCACCGCGCCGGGGGTGTTCGCCCGGCTCGGCGAGCTGGGTCCGGGTGATCTGATCGAGGTGCTCCGCGGCGCCGGTACGGTGACGTTCCGGGTCACCTCGGTGGATCGCTACCCCAAGGACGGCTTCCCGACGGCCGCCGTCTACGGGCCGACCCCCGACGCCGAGCTGCGCCTGATCACCTGCGGTGGCACCTTCGACCGGCGCACCCGGCACTACCGGGACAACGTCGTGGTGTTCGCCGGCGCCGTACCGCCGGCCGACCCGGCCGCGCGACAGCCCTCGCCGCGCGACAGCCCTCGCCGCGCGACAGCCCTCGCCGCGCGACAGTCCCGGCCACGCACGACAGTCCCGGCCGCACCACAGTCCCCGCCGCGCGGCGGCGGGATCAGTCCGCCTGTGCGGCGAGTTCGCGGGCGCGGTCGCGGGCGGCGGCCAGCGCGGCGAGCAGCGCGGCCCGGACGCCGTGGTTCTCCAACTCCCGCACGGCCGAGATGGTGGTCCCGGCCGGCGAGGTCACCGCCTCCCGCAGCTTGACCGGATGCTCGCCGGAGTCCCGCAGCATGACGGCCGAGCCGATCGCGGTCTGCACGATGAGGTCGTGGGCGACCTGGCGGGGCAGGCCGAGCAGGATGCCGGCATCGGTCATCGCCTCGACCAGATAGTAGAAGTACGCGGGACCGGACCCGGAGAGCGCGGTGACCGCGTCCTGCTGGGCCTCCGGCACCCGGATGGTGGCGCCCAGCGGGGTGAACATCTCCTCCGCCAGCGCGAGATGCTCGTCCGTGGCGTGCTGGCCCGCCGAGATGGCCGTCATCGCCTCGTCCACCAGCGCCGGTGTGTTGGTCATCACCCGCACCACCGGGGTGC is a genomic window containing:
- a CDS encoding class II 3-deoxy-7-phosphoheptulonate synthase; the encoded protein is MRHEWHQLSYPDVANPGLRTTRPTADSAEDAALGLDRWEDLPRAQTPPWPDQAAVADVCKILQNVPSVVAPYEVDLLRERLARVCEGKAFLLQGGDCAETFTDNTESHLLANARTLLQMAVVLTYGASLPVVKVARVAGQYTKPRSLPTDARGLPAYRGDMINSLEATPEARVADPQRMIRAYANSSSAMNMLRAYLVGGLADLHAVHDWNKGFVKSSPAGERYEAIAREIDRALAFMRACGMTDDEALRTVTLYCSHEALALEYDRALTRVAGGRAYGLSGHFLWVGERTRQLDGAHIDFVSRIANPIGVKLGPTTSPDEAIELCEKLNPENIPGRLTLISRMGNHRVRDALPPIVAKVTASGAKVVWQCDPMHGNTHESSNGYKTRHFDRIVDEVLGYFEVHRGLETHPGGLHVELTGEDVTECLGGAQGIEDLDLPDRYETACDPRLNTQQSLELAFLVAEMLRG
- the proC gene encoding pyrroline-5-carboxylate reductase, giving the protein MAAGAHTVAVIGAGKIGELVLSGLLRAGWPAGKLLATARRPGRSEELADRYGVRMVDNLTAVAEADVLAVAVKPQDAATLLAEIGPKVPADKLVISLCAGLPTAFFARRLGEGTPVVRVMTNTPALVDEAMTAISAGQHATDEHLALAEEMFTPLGATIRVPEAQQDAVTALSGSGPAYFYYLVEAMTDAGILLGLPRQVAHDLIVQTAIGSAVMLRDSGEHPVKLREAVTSPAGTTISAVRELENHGVRAALLAALAAARDRARELAAQAD
- a CDS encoding DUF4397 domain-containing protein → MTPPAPGIRPPRPGLARAGAVLLAAVLSVVPLGPAATALAAAPVGYVRLAHLSPDTPAVDVYLSKATAGAEPQVFRAVGYGQLSPYLPTPAGRYAVAMRKAGAPADQPPVLTTEVAVTAGQAYTVAGVGRYADLGLRVLDDDLTAPPDGRAKVRVVQASVKAPVLDVAAENGPTVATGVQFGTTTGYADVQPGSWRLQLSPPGARPTSTDVTLAGGAVYSLLVLDADGGGLRTELRTDARGGTVVPAGGVAAGGGGTAPGGGSRLPLPLALGALALLAAAGLAAAAGPAIRRRARTTW